Proteins from one uncultured Flavobacterium sp. genomic window:
- a CDS encoding glycoside hydrolase family 20 protein, whose protein sequence is MRILKPIVIVLFLTVISNAYSQKAPTEKDIQIIPKPKQLVIKPGIFQFSAATKFVVTGDSQKEIATVLINKFGTAAGFRPEISSAIPKSNFIQFRVDPNFNKEAYTLDVNEKNITITAKGNAGFIYGLETIRQLLPEAIESKSLITSAKWQIPNVTITDEPRFEWRGLMLDLSRHFFDKNYVIETIDRLAMLKMNVLHLHLVDDQGWRIEIKKYPKLTEVGAWRVDQENAAWNARLVTNPDEKGTYGGFLTQEELKEIVKYAAAKNIEIIPEIEMPAHVSSAIAAYPELACFNQRIGVPSGGLWPITDIYCAGKETTFEFLQNVIDEVITIFPSKYIHIGGDEATKTNWDKCPNCQKRMKDNGLKDAHELQSYFVKRMEKYINSKGKKLIGWDEILEGGLAPEATVMSWRGTKGGTEAAKQGHDVIMSPESPCYFNFYQGPQNEEPLAFDAYNPLSKVYEFDPIVNEMTPEEANHVLGGQANLWAEFITSPKASEYMIFPRLAALSEVLWSSKENRNWNNFTSRLPSLLKRYDYLGINYAKSAYLVSASSSADLGKKQINVTLKNEFPNPDIRYVLGNKNIDQNALKYTTPIGFKETTILKASLFQNDKPIGKTFTDTIVFHKGFGHKVSYLTPYSESYKGDGPFGMVNTIRGSKNFHDGQWQAWLSNDMELVIDLENQQSLEQVNIGTLESQGAGIYFPTQVKVLVSNDDLNYTEVGKINRPYAVNPNSELKDFKISFGKRNVRFVKVIAANLKKSPTGGGTWLFVDEISLN, encoded by the coding sequence AATTTTTCAGTTTTCTGCAGCGACTAAATTTGTTGTAACTGGAGATTCTCAAAAAGAAATTGCTACGGTTTTAATAAACAAATTTGGAACCGCAGCAGGATTTCGTCCTGAAATTTCAAGTGCAATTCCGAAAAGTAATTTTATTCAATTTAGAGTTGACCCTAATTTTAATAAAGAAGCTTATACACTTGATGTAAATGAAAAAAACATCACAATTACTGCCAAAGGAAATGCAGGTTTTATTTATGGTTTAGAAACTATTCGACAGTTACTTCCGGAAGCTATTGAAAGTAAAAGTTTGATAACATCTGCAAAATGGCAAATTCCGAACGTTACTATTACAGATGAACCTCGTTTTGAATGGCGAGGGTTAATGCTGGATTTATCGCGTCATTTTTTTGATAAAAACTACGTAATCGAAACCATTGATCGTTTGGCAATGTTGAAAATGAATGTTTTGCATTTGCATTTGGTTGATGATCAGGGATGGAGAATTGAGATTAAAAAATATCCAAAACTAACCGAAGTTGGTGCATGGAGAGTCGATCAGGAAAATGCAGCCTGGAATGCAAGATTGGTTACAAATCCAGATGAAAAAGGAACTTACGGTGGATTTTTGACGCAGGAAGAATTAAAAGAAATTGTAAAATATGCCGCAGCAAAAAATATAGAAATTATTCCTGAAATCGAAATGCCGGCGCACGTGAGTTCTGCCATTGCAGCTTATCCTGAATTAGCTTGTTTTAATCAGAGAATAGGAGTTCCGTCAGGCGGATTATGGCCAATTACCGATATTTATTGTGCCGGAAAAGAAACTACTTTTGAATTTTTGCAGAATGTAATCGATGAAGTCATTACCATTTTTCCTTCAAAATACATTCATATTGGAGGCGATGAAGCAACCAAAACCAATTGGGATAAATGTCCGAATTGTCAAAAAAGAATGAAAGATAATGGATTGAAAGATGCCCATGAATTGCAAAGTTATTTTGTGAAAAGAATGGAGAAATATATCAATTCTAAAGGCAAGAAATTAATTGGCTGGGACGAAATACTCGAAGGCGGTTTAGCTCCTGAAGCGACTGTAATGAGCTGGAGAGGAACAAAAGGAGGAACTGAAGCAGCAAAGCAAGGTCATGACGTAATTATGTCGCCAGAATCTCCTTGTTATTTTAATTTTTATCAAGGACCTCAAAATGAAGAACCTTTAGCTTTTGATGCTTATAATCCTTTAAGTAAAGTTTACGAATTTGATCCTATTGTAAACGAAATGACGCCGGAGGAAGCCAATCATGTATTAGGTGGACAAGCCAATTTATGGGCAGAATTTATAACAAGCCCAAAAGCTTCAGAGTATATGATTTTTCCGAGATTAGCTGCTTTATCTGAAGTTTTATGGAGTTCTAAGGAAAATCGCAATTGGAATAATTTTACTTCAAGACTACCTTCACTTTTGAAACGTTATGATTATTTAGGCATCAATTATGCAAAAAGTGCGTATTTGGTTAGCGCTTCATCGAGTGCAGATTTGGGTAAAAAACAAATTAATGTTACGTTGAAAAATGAATTTCCAAATCCGGATATTCGTTATGTTTTAGGAAATAAAAATATAGATCAGAATGCTTTAAAATATACCACACCAATTGGATTTAAGGAAACAACAATATTAAAAGCTTCTTTGTTTCAAAACGATAAACCTATTGGAAAAACCTTTACAGATACGATCGTATTTCATAAAGGATTTGGTCATAAAGTGAGTTATTTGACACCTTACAGTGAAAGTTATAAAGGAGATGGACCTTTTGGGATGGTAAATACGATTAGAGGTTCTAAAAATTTTCATGACGGACAATGGCAAGCCTGGTTAAGTAATGATATGGAACTTGTTATTGATCTTGAAAACCAACAAAGTTTAGAACAGGTTAATATTGGTACTTTGGAAAGTCAGGGTGCCGGAATTTACTTTCCAACGCAAGTAAAAGTTTTAGTATCAAATGATGATCTTAATTATACAGAAGTTGGAAAAATAAACCGTCCGTATGCGGTCAATCCAAACTCTGAATTAAAAGATTTTAAAATCAGTTTTGGAAAACGAAATGTACGATTTGTTAAAGTAATCGCTGCGAATTTAAAGAAGAGCCCAACAGGTGGAGGGACTTGGCTATTTGTAGACGAGATTTCTTT